A region of Gemmatimonadota bacterium DNA encodes the following proteins:
- a CDS encoding heavy metal-binding domain-containing protein: MTTTGFDLPGYQVVHSLGVVRGVVVRSRSVIGTLGGKLQTIFGGNISAFTSLAERARQQAFDTMLLQAHLSGGNAVIGIRYDANEILPGVTEVLCYGTAVVVEVFE, encoded by the coding sequence ATGACCACCACCGGCTTCGACCTGCCGGGGTATCAGGTCGTCCACTCGCTCGGCGTGGTCCGCGGGGTCGTGGTGCGGAGCCGGTCGGTCATCGGCACGCTGGGCGGCAAGCTCCAGACGATCTTCGGGGGGAACATCTCCGCCTTCACGTCACTCGCCGAGCGGGCCCGGCAGCAGGCGTTCGACACGATGCTGCTGCAGGCACACCTCTCCGGGGGCAACGCGGTGATCGGCATCCGCTACGACGCCAATGAAATTCTCCCGGGCGTGACGGAAGTGCTGTGCTATGGCACTGCCGTCGTGGTGGAAGTGTTCGAGTAG
- a CDS encoding PEP-CTERM sorting domain-containing protein has protein sequence MKLNQLVMRVAAVAVVGMSLPTSAQAQLWYNGDINGVNALSSERNTVVSQSMAYDNFVVTGAGWTINSVFGNFLANFAWSTADYEIRTGVSVGNGGTVVASGSGFAASQVATGNTAFGFTEYTATISGLSIFLNPGTYWLGISPVGTGNNNTDRAFVGTTSGTNGNNANIDGLSFFNSTFFGANFVNSDTQTGAPSDFAYGVDGAGSGLSTGGDDVVPEPATMTLLATGLAGMAAARRRKAAKA, from the coding sequence ATGAAGCTCAATCAATTGGTGATGCGGGTGGCTGCGGTCGCGGTGGTCGGGATGTCCCTGCCGACGTCGGCTCAGGCCCAGCTCTGGTACAATGGCGATATCAACGGGGTCAACGCCCTGTCGAGCGAGCGGAACACGGTGGTCTCCCAGTCGATGGCCTATGACAACTTCGTCGTGACCGGGGCCGGCTGGACGATCAACAGCGTGTTCGGGAACTTCCTCGCCAATTTCGCCTGGAGCACCGCCGACTACGAGATTCGCACCGGGGTCAGCGTCGGCAATGGCGGCACGGTGGTGGCGTCCGGGAGCGGTTTCGCGGCGAGCCAGGTGGCAACCGGCAACACCGCCTTCGGCTTCACCGAGTACACGGCGACGATCTCCGGGCTGTCGATTTTCCTGAATCCCGGGACGTATTGGCTCGGCATCTCGCCGGTCGGCACCGGCAATAACAACACCGATCGGGCGTTCGTCGGGACCACGTCAGGCACGAATGGCAACAACGCCAACATCGATGGCCTCTCATTCTTCAACTCGACCTTCTTCGGTGCGAACTTCGTGAACTCGGACACTCAGACCGGCGCGCCGAGTGATTTCGCCTACGGGGTCGACGGAGCGGGTTCGGGTCTGAGCACGGGCGGGGATGACGTCGTTCCCGAGCCGGCCACCATGACGTTGCTGGCGACCGGCCTCGCCGGGATGGCGGCGGCGCGCCGTCGGAAGGCCGCCAAGGCGTAA
- a CDS encoding TonB-dependent receptor, producing MNKLPLLTALAALVPCTPLTAQSRPAVLDTIVVSSRVRTADPARVVSVISRDDIARSPARNVAELLAVQMGVDVYGRSAAQADISLRGSTADQTLVLVDGIRMSDVQTSHYALDLAVPLGSIERIEILHGSASTLYGADAVGGVINIITRRGASATVARASTGTFGTFGGGAINGARLGSATLTTSADYDQSDGYRLGTDYRIGQGRIALSAPSANGRLDANLGIGIRDFGANTFYAPYNSTEATSTITGDLRWAAAVGRWALATTIGTRRHTDRFTLIKENPSVYENRHTNWQSSAEVVGRTSVGNAALAIGIEGMRASLRSARLGDRAETRTAAFGEMGIDAGRAATITLGVRGDHSSTFGDFVSPSVALALPLNGRATLHGSAGRGFRAPSWTDRYYVDPANQGTADLVPERFWSGEAGVRLHGEGTLALDVTGFARNASNTIDWVKAANAPAGTKWVATNVGDAEYRGVEATLTLPSTSRWSGSLSGATLSFDGSSGAGLIGKYALRPITRRATAQLSYAPTASIRATAALVGARRATEDGYITGNARLEWRRSQFGITLDATNLAGAEWIDASGKIVAGRALYVGVNWRGGR from the coding sequence ATGAACAAACTCCCCCTGCTGACCGCCCTCGCGGCCCTCGTGCCGTGCACTCCACTCACCGCCCAATCCCGCCCCGCCGTCCTCGACACCATCGTCGTGTCGTCGCGCGTCCGCACGGCCGATCCGGCCCGCGTCGTCTCCGTCATCAGCCGCGACGACATCGCCCGCTCACCGGCCCGCAACGTCGCCGAATTACTTGCCGTCCAGATGGGCGTCGACGTCTACGGCCGCTCGGCTGCACAGGCCGACATCTCGCTCCGCGGCAGCACCGCCGACCAGACGCTCGTCCTGGTCGACGGCATCCGGATGAGCGACGTGCAGACCTCGCACTACGCACTCGACCTCGCCGTCCCGCTTGGCAGCATCGAGCGGATCGAGATCCTCCACGGCAGCGCCTCCACGCTCTACGGCGCCGACGCCGTCGGTGGCGTGATCAACATCATCACCCGGCGTGGGGCCAGCGCGACAGTAGCACGCGCCAGCACCGGCACCTTCGGCACCTTCGGCGGCGGCGCCATCAACGGCGCCCGTCTCGGCTCGGCGACCCTCACCACCAGCGCCGACTACGACCAGAGCGACGGCTATCGCCTCGGCACCGACTACCGGATCGGTCAGGGGCGCATCGCGCTCAGCGCGCCGTCGGCAAACGGCCGCCTCGACGCCAACCTCGGCATCGGCATCCGCGACTTCGGCGCCAACACCTTCTACGCGCCGTACAACTCCACCGAGGCCACCAGCACGATCACCGGCGACCTGCGCTGGGCCGCCGCCGTCGGCCGCTGGGCACTGGCCACGACCATCGGCACCCGTCGCCACACCGACCGCTTCACGCTGATCAAGGAGAACCCCTCAGTCTACGAGAACCGCCACACCAACTGGCAGTCCTCGGCGGAAGTGGTCGGGCGCACCTCCGTCGGCAACGCAGCACTGGCCATCGGCATCGAAGGGATGCGCGCCTCGCTCCGGAGTGCCCGACTCGGCGACCGCGCCGAGACGCGCACCGCGGCGTTCGGCGAGATGGGCATCGATGCCGGTCGCGCCGCGACCATCACGCTCGGCGTGCGTGGCGATCACTCCTCGACCTTCGGCGACTTCGTCTCGCCATCAGTCGCACTGGCACTCCCGTTGAACGGACGCGCCACGCTGCACGGCAGCGCGGGCCGCGGCTTCCGCGCGCCGTCCTGGACCGACCGCTACTACGTCGATCCGGCCAACCAGGGCACCGCCGACCTCGTCCCCGAACGTTTCTGGAGTGGTGAGGCCGGCGTCCGGCTGCACGGCGAGGGGACACTGGCGCTCGACGTGACGGGCTTTGCGCGGAATGCGAGCAACACGATCGACTGGGTCAAGGCGGCCAACGCGCCGGCGGGCACCAAGTGGGTGGCGACCAATGTCGGCGACGCCGAGTATCGCGGTGTCGAGGCGACGCTCACGCTGCCGTCGACCAGCCGGTGGTCGGGGTCGCTCAGCGGCGCCACGCTCTCCTTCGATGGATCGTCCGGCGCGGGATTGATCGGGAAATACGCGCTGCGGCCGATCACCCGGCGCGCCACGGCACAACTCAGCTACGCGCCGACGGCGTCGATCCGCGCCACCGCCGCGCTGGTCGGTGCGCGCCGGGCCACCGAGGATGGCTACATCACGGGCAACGCACGACTCGAATGGCGGCGGTCGCAGTTCGGCATCACGCTCGACGCGACCAACCTTGCAGGGGCGGAATGGATCGATGCGTCGGGGAAGATCGTCGCGGGGCGAGCGCTCTACGTTGGGGTGAACTGGCGGGGCGGGCGGTAG
- a CDS encoding amidohydrolase family protein translates to MPAVRIIVIATLLAVSSASRATLHGQALPDTTEQGEFTIYNIQQRVGTERYSIVREGDVVVHRATWSFKYLGGSGELATELRTTRAGQPIAFRMKGPTSTWTQADIEVAFDGPRFTARSESTPTSGVTPAGAFPTGHYPPTAVAQALFRHWQRLGRPARIPLLPAGEATFAKTGVDTVTSEGRRVVLDRYRLTGLIWGRQSVWVDAAQRVIAAIGGNAELDRSEYIRTGYESAMPRFVAGAVADGMAAIEALKPKVAPTHTGTFAIRGARIVDATGAAPIANGTVVVVDGRIAAVGPAAQVTIPRGAAIIDGTGKTVLPGLWDMHVHYEQVEWPLASLAAGVTTVRDAANEWELITELRAAQRAGRILSPTILAAGVVDGGPEPLGVIVANTDAEARAVVQKYHAAGFEQIKIYGSLPPALVPVVTAEAHRLGITVTGHVPRGMTARQFVEAGADQINHMSFQSLLRVGREPVNLASDSAKAGIQFLLAHRTVLDPSLSRGEESGHWRGHYELVEPGVLRVPLELRVPLQSTGIDSARAVAATASQIRSANIVKGLRDAGVPIVLGTDLTVPGFSIYRDMELAVRGGFTPMEAIQAATIVSARAMGKERESGTVEVGKRADLIIVDGNPAERIEEIRKVERVVIGGRVYRSAELWALAGFVAK, encoded by the coding sequence ATGCCCGCTGTTCGGATCATCGTCATCGCGACGCTGCTCGCCGTGTCCAGCGCCTCACGCGCCACGCTGCACGGTCAGGCGCTCCCCGACACGACCGAGCAGGGGGAGTTCACGATCTACAACATCCAGCAGCGCGTGGGGACGGAGCGCTACAGCATCGTCCGCGAGGGCGACGTGGTGGTGCATCGGGCCACCTGGTCGTTCAAGTACCTCGGCGGCTCAGGCGAACTGGCGACGGAGCTTCGGACGACGCGCGCCGGGCAACCGATCGCCTTCCGAATGAAGGGTCCCACGTCGACGTGGACCCAGGCCGACATCGAAGTCGCCTTCGATGGCCCACGCTTCACGGCACGATCGGAGTCGACGCCCACGAGTGGCGTGACGCCCGCCGGCGCCTTCCCGACCGGGCACTATCCGCCGACGGCCGTCGCCCAGGCGCTCTTCCGGCATTGGCAGCGCCTCGGCCGGCCCGCGCGCATTCCACTGCTCCCCGCCGGCGAGGCCACCTTCGCGAAGACCGGCGTCGACACCGTGACGTCGGAGGGCCGGCGGGTCGTGCTCGATCGCTACCGGCTGACCGGGCTCATCTGGGGGCGGCAGTCCGTCTGGGTGGATGCCGCCCAGCGCGTGATTGCGGCAATCGGCGGGAACGCGGAGCTCGATCGGTCGGAGTACATCCGCACCGGCTACGAGTCGGCGATGCCGCGCTTCGTGGCGGGCGCTGTGGCCGACGGGATGGCCGCGATCGAGGCGCTGAAGCCGAAGGTGGCGCCGACGCATACTGGTACCTTCGCGATTCGCGGTGCGCGGATTGTCGATGCGACGGGCGCGGCGCCTATCGCGAACGGCACCGTGGTGGTGGTGGACGGACGGATCGCGGCGGTCGGGCCGGCGGCGCAGGTCACGATTCCGCGTGGCGCGGCGATCATCGACGGCACTGGCAAGACCGTGCTGCCCGGGCTCTGGGACATGCACGTGCACTACGAACAGGTCGAGTGGCCGCTCGCGAGCCTGGCCGCGGGCGTGACCACGGTGCGGGACGCGGCCAACGAATGGGAGCTGATCACCGAACTGCGCGCGGCGCAGCGCGCGGGCCGGATCCTCTCGCCGACGATTCTCGCCGCCGGGGTCGTTGATGGCGGACCGGAGCCGCTCGGCGTCATCGTCGCGAACACCGACGCCGAGGCGCGCGCGGTGGTGCAGAAGTACCATGCGGCCGGCTTCGAGCAGATCAAGATCTACGGCTCGCTCCCGCCGGCGCTCGTGCCGGTCGTGACGGCGGAGGCGCACCGGCTCGGCATCACGGTGACGGGGCACGTGCCGCGCGGGATGACGGCGCGGCAGTTCGTCGAGGCCGGGGCCGACCAGATCAACCACATGTCGTTCCAGTCGCTGCTGCGCGTGGGACGTGAGCCGGTGAATCTCGCGTCGGATTCGGCCAAGGCCGGGATCCAGTTCCTCCTCGCGCACCGCACCGTCCTCGATCCGAGCCTCTCGCGCGGCGAGGAGAGTGGGCACTGGCGGGGCCATTACGAGCTGGTCGAGCCGGGGGTGCTCCGGGTGCCGCTGGAGTTGCGGGTACCGCTGCAGAGCACCGGCATCGATAGCGCGCGCGCCGTGGCCGCGACGGCCTCGCAGATCCGGTCGGCGAACATCGTGAAGGGGCTGCGCGATGCCGGCGTGCCGATCGTCCTCGGCACCGATCTCACGGTGCCGGGCTTCAGCATCTACCGCGACATGGAGCTCGCGGTGCGCGGCGGCTTCACGCCAATGGAGGCGATCCAGGCCGCGACGATCGTGTCGGCGCGCGCGATGGGGAAGGAACGCGAGAGCGGCACGGTGGAGGTGGGGAAGCGCGCGGACCTGATCATTGTCGACGGCAATCCCGCGGAGCGGATCGAGGAGATCCGGAAGGTGGAGCGGGTCGTCATCGGAGGGCGGGTGTACCGGTCGGCGGAGCTGTGGGCGTTGGCTGGGTTTGTGGCGAAGTGA
- a CDS encoding sodium:solute symporter family protein → MTQLQLGGIDYAILLVYFAFVLGIGWVLRRQIKSSEDFFISGRSIPTWIAGLAFLSANLGAQEVIGMAASGAKYGMMTSHFYWVGAIPAMVFVGIFMMPFYYGSKARSVPEYLRLRFDEKTRGLNAFTFAAMTIFSSGISMYALAKLLELVLGWDFNTSVILSAAIVLAYIFLGGLTSAIYNEVLQFFLIVLGFLPLVLLGLKDVGGWSGLTAKLAPVATKAGYEAGAWSSAWRHLGSPGDNPMGVEWFGMMMGLGFVLSFGYWCTDFLVVQRAMAAESMTAARRTPLIAALPKMIFPMLVIVPGMIAIALHDSSGGFLPIGADGLPNYNLAIPVMLAHYLPSGLLGLGLTALMASFMSGMAGNVTAFNAVWTYDIYQAYIRPGQSDKHYLRVGHTATVVGILLSVGAAYATTRFNNIMDMLQLVFAFVNAPLFATFLLGMFWRRATGHGAFFGLLLGTFAAAVHHGLTLPMGGTPGLKGGFLGPVLQTYPSEMAQNFWTAIVAWSACFVATILISLATRANKSDEELAGLVYALTPKQADGNLPWYQRPATLGVVVLGLTLVLNILFW, encoded by the coding sequence GTGACCCAGCTCCAGCTTGGCGGCATCGACTACGCCATCCTGCTCGTCTACTTCGCCTTCGTGCTCGGCATCGGCTGGGTGCTCCGGCGACAGATCAAGAGCAGCGAGGACTTCTTCATCTCGGGCCGGTCGATCCCCACCTGGATCGCCGGACTCGCCTTCCTGAGCGCCAACCTCGGCGCGCAGGAAGTGATCGGCATGGCGGCGTCGGGCGCCAAGTACGGGATGATGACCTCGCACTTCTACTGGGTCGGCGCCATTCCCGCGATGGTCTTCGTCGGCATCTTCATGATGCCGTTCTACTACGGCTCGAAGGCGCGCTCCGTCCCGGAGTACCTGCGCCTCCGCTTCGACGAGAAGACCCGCGGCCTCAACGCCTTCACCTTTGCCGCGATGACGATCTTCTCCTCCGGCATCTCGATGTACGCCCTTGCCAAGCTGCTCGAGCTGGTGCTCGGCTGGGACTTCAACACCAGCGTGATTCTCTCCGCCGCGATCGTCCTCGCCTACATCTTCCTCGGTGGCCTCACCTCGGCGATCTACAACGAGGTGCTGCAGTTCTTCCTGATCGTCCTCGGCTTCCTCCCGCTGGTGCTCCTCGGCTTGAAGGATGTCGGCGGCTGGAGCGGCCTCACCGCCAAGCTGGCTCCGGTCGCGACAAAGGCTGGCTACGAGGCGGGTGCATGGAGCAGTGCCTGGCGCCACCTCGGCTCCCCCGGCGACAATCCGATGGGCGTCGAGTGGTTCGGGATGATGATGGGCCTCGGCTTCGTCCTCTCCTTCGGCTACTGGTGCACCGACTTCCTCGTGGTGCAACGGGCGATGGCCGCCGAGTCGATGACGGCGGCGCGCCGCACGCCGCTGATCGCCGCACTGCCCAAGATGATCTTCCCGATGCTGGTGATCGTGCCTGGGATGATCGCCATTGCGCTGCACGACAGCAGCGGCGGCTTCCTCCCGATCGGCGCCGACGGCCTCCCCAACTACAACCTCGCGATCCCGGTGATGCTGGCGCACTACCTGCCATCGGGGCTGCTCGGCCTCGGGCTCACGGCGCTGATGGCGTCGTTCATGTCGGGGATGGCGGGCAACGTCACCGCGTTCAACGCGGTGTGGACCTACGACATCTATCAGGCCTACATCCGCCCGGGGCAGTCCGACAAGCACTACCTGCGTGTTGGCCACACGGCCACGGTCGTTGGCATCCTGCTCAGCGTGGGCGCGGCCTACGCGACGACGCGGTTCAACAACATCATGGACATGCTGCAACTGGTGTTCGCCTTTGTGAACGCCCCGCTCTTCGCGACCTTCCTCCTCGGGATGTTCTGGCGGCGCGCCACCGGACACGGTGCCTTCTTCGGCCTGCTGCTCGGGACATTCGCCGCGGCGGTCCACCACGGGCTCACGCTGCCGATGGGTGGAACCCCCGGGCTCAAGGGCGGCTTCCTTGGCCCCGTGTTGCAGACCTATCCGAGCGAGATGGCGCAGAACTTCTGGACGGCCATTGTCGCCTGGAGTGCCTGCTTCGTGGCCACCATCCTGATCTCGCTCGCGACCCGCGCCAACAAGAGCGACGAGGAACTCGCCGGCCTCGTCTATGCCCTGACGCCGAAGCAGGCCGACGGCAACCTCCCCTGGTACCAGCGCCCGGCGACGCTCGGCGTCGTGGTCCTCGGGCTCACGCTCGTCCTCAACATCCTCTTCTGGTGA
- a CDS encoding DUF3592 domain-containing protein, whose product MAQWITFLIFGGFGVMLLYVGITQFIQQRRNLADARPIEATVIHSQVVSSTTADTDGRVGFSNSTTSHSPEVRFRYQVLGTEYESDRLYPNVIGRGYASVESAAEVLAPFPLHANVRAYVDPSHPEQAFLIRERGNGPVVFIVLGVVLPPLAWFVGKYV is encoded by the coding sequence ATGGCACAGTGGATCACCTTCCTGATCTTTGGCGGCTTCGGCGTGATGCTCCTGTACGTCGGGATCACGCAATTCATCCAGCAGCGACGAAACCTGGCCGATGCCCGACCGATCGAGGCCACCGTGATCCATTCGCAGGTGGTGAGCAGTACCACCGCGGACACTGACGGCCGAGTGGGCTTCAGCAACAGCACCACGTCGCATTCCCCTGAAGTGCGCTTTCGCTACCAGGTGCTCGGCACCGAGTACGAGAGCGACCGATTGTATCCCAACGTTATCGGGCGCGGCTATGCGTCGGTGGAGAGTGCCGCAGAAGTGCTCGCGCCATTCCCGCTGCACGCCAACGTCCGCGCCTACGTCGACCCGTCGCATCCCGAGCAGGCGTTCCTGATTCGAGAGCGTGGGAACGGGCCGGTGGTGTTCATCGTGCTGGGCGTGGTGCTGCCGCCGCTGGCGTGGTTCGTGGGGAAGTACGTGTAA
- a CDS encoding 4-alpha-glucanotransferase — protein sequence MDFLESLHALARHFGVQTAYHDGLGRRVDVGPETLVRICAALGAELTRAEDAAHALRVAEARAASALLPPVLVAWNGEWPAHPVPGDAVVTLESGVPHTRRLIDRLPFGYHRLQVERNGRVEECTVIAAPVEAYRRPGSHQSWGVGIQLAALRSSRSRSVGDLRDLEALCRWIGAQGGDVVTVLPLLPTFNRDDPEPSPYSAVSRLYWSELMLDLGVRNQPTPRSAQLDVTRADAEVRAALADEKVPEALLANDPELLRYAAFRGAQQQHGRNWRDWPDAARSGQLTAADIDVEEMRFHLVAQAMLRAQLGGLRERLDAADFRLGLDLAVGVHPDGYDAWSRQALFAAGVSVGAPPDPGFPSGQDWGFAPLHPEASRREGHGYLAASIRHQMELAGVLRVDHVMAWTRLYWIPQGMRLDQGTYVAYPADELFAVLTLESHRHRCEVVGENLGTVPPDIAEALPRHRIWGMYLAQFAAMSPNPIEGPTADDVALVGTHDTPTIAGWLAGVDIDDRLRAGLLAPEAEAVVRAERALATARVAELLGVSVDDPAAMLGALLEWLGRSQSPLVVAWLEDCWLEREGINLPGTRSSEHPNWQRPMARLLDEFMNDAGVRGLLARLEGARRGR from the coding sequence ATGGATTTCCTCGAGTCGTTGCACGCCCTCGCCCGCCACTTCGGCGTGCAAACCGCCTATCACGACGGACTGGGCCGGCGCGTGGATGTCGGTCCCGAGACGCTGGTGCGGATCTGTGCCGCCCTGGGCGCCGAGCTCACGCGGGCGGAGGACGCCGCGCACGCGTTGCGCGTGGCCGAGGCGCGCGCGGCCAGCGCCTTGCTGCCGCCAGTGCTGGTGGCGTGGAATGGCGAGTGGCCCGCGCATCCGGTGCCCGGCGACGCCGTCGTGACCCTCGAATCGGGCGTGCCGCACACGCGCCGCTTGATCGATCGGCTCCCGTTCGGCTACCATCGCCTGCAGGTCGAGCGGAATGGCCGGGTCGAGGAATGCACCGTGATCGCCGCACCGGTGGAGGCATATCGGCGCCCGGGCAGCCATCAGAGCTGGGGTGTGGGGATCCAGCTCGCCGCGCTCCGGTCGTCGCGGAGTCGATCGGTGGGTGACCTCCGCGACCTCGAGGCGCTCTGCCGCTGGATTGGCGCGCAGGGTGGCGATGTGGTCACGGTGCTGCCGCTCCTGCCGACCTTCAATCGCGACGACCCCGAGCCGAGTCCCTATTCGGCCGTGAGTCGGCTCTACTGGTCGGAGCTGATGCTCGATCTCGGCGTACGCAATCAGCCCACACCACGTTCGGCGCAGCTCGACGTGACGCGTGCCGACGCCGAGGTGCGTGCGGCACTTGCCGATGAGAAGGTGCCCGAGGCGCTACTCGCGAATGATCCGGAGTTGCTGCGTTACGCCGCCTTCCGCGGCGCCCAGCAGCAGCATGGCCGCAATTGGCGCGACTGGCCCGACGCGGCGCGCTCGGGACAGCTCACGGCGGCCGACATTGACGTCGAGGAGATGCGCTTCCACCTGGTGGCGCAGGCGATGCTTCGTGCGCAACTCGGTGGCCTGCGCGAGCGGCTCGACGCCGCCGATTTCCGTCTCGGCCTCGACCTCGCGGTCGGCGTGCACCCCGATGGGTACGATGCGTGGTCGCGCCAGGCGCTGTTCGCCGCCGGCGTGTCGGTGGGCGCTCCCCCCGATCCAGGCTTCCCGAGCGGCCAGGACTGGGGCTTCGCGCCGCTGCATCCCGAGGCGTCGCGGCGCGAGGGGCATGGGTATCTGGCCGCCTCGATCCGGCACCAGATGGAGTTGGCCGGCGTGCTCCGCGTGGACCATGTGATGGCGTGGACGCGGCTCTACTGGATCCCGCAGGGCATGCGCCTCGATCAGGGGACGTACGTCGCCTATCCGGCCGATGAGCTCTTCGCGGTGCTGACCTTGGAATCCCATCGTCATCGCTGCGAGGTCGTCGGCGAGAATCTCGGCACGGTGCCGCCTGACATCGCCGAGGCGTTGCCGCGGCACCGGATCTGGGGGATGTACCTGGCGCAGTTCGCGGCGATGTCGCCGAATCCGATCGAGGGACCAACGGCCGACGACGTCGCGCTGGTCGGGACGCATGACACCCCGACGATCGCCGGCTGGCTGGCCGGGGTCGATATCGACGATCGACTGCGTGCCGGGCTGCTTGCCCCCGAGGCCGAGGCGGTGGTGCGAGCCGAGCGGGCGTTGGCGACGGCGCGCGTCGCCGAGCTGCTCGGGGTATCGGTCGACGATCCCGCGGCGATGCTCGGCGCGCTGCTGGAGTGGCTCGGCCGGTCGCAGAGTCCACTGGTGGTGGCGTGGTTGGAAGACTGCTGGCTCGAGCGCGAGGGAATCAACCTCCCCGGCACGCGGTCGTCAGAGCACCCCAACTGGCAGCGGCCGATGGCGCGACTGCTCGACGAGTTCATGAACGACGCCGGCGTGCGCGGCTTGCTGGCGCGGTTGGAGGGGGCGCGGCGAGGGCGATAA